A genome region from Carassius carassius chromosome 23, fCarCar2.1, whole genome shotgun sequence includes the following:
- the LOC132101319 gene encoding atos homolog protein A-like isoform X1 yields the protein MSKGRVLKSKQSSEDGRRTAGILEGITVSVTNMKPDREAAEEFFEYDAEEFLVFLTLLITEGRTPECSVKGRTEGVHCPPAQSAMPVLTKHECSDKIPQCRQARRTRSEVMLLWRNHIPIMIEVMLLPDCCYSDDGPTTDCTDLNDPAIKQDALLLERWTLQPVPRQSGDRFVEEKTLLLALRSYVFFSQLSAWLSASHGLVPRNILYRISAADEELIWNFSQTPFEHAFPVPNVSHSVALKVRVQSLPRQPKYPILKCSIHSGIAFLGKRNLERGEGRNQPGENHSSLRLPGSPLFSRPLRPSPPPQSPLNTRKYHPRPESPLPPGKAIKWLYSRVNGGVDTPPTEAYNSCTDGAESPKTSRVESPIRGFKSLSITDPLVTPSPSLSFISGETNPLIGSLLQERQEVIARIAQRLNLCDPTAPHLPDALFTSQEPPGHKTTRNSSQDKEGLKKSKEPLFPVPQPQNHNGTSPEIPERSRSSLFDTPLSPRSRTRLDRVDRESKTSTCRRLVFGDQSAEGSLIADAVQDISRLIQERLQHSYSLLNGTCKLKTSQTKQVETNHGAQTNGFVSSSNEKSSSAPNGEASTDPRISQATKCCRSPDSHPSKRDCSPRPQNVADLKLEDHSVTKSQPLMATNKQQYASRESWTSLNSNSSHASSPQENGLTRTGYLKPFKTQEANREKGAEKDVWNGSTGPGKDENQEPWASSSSTSANLTCNTSSPAPVQSNHTRPSPLKSCSNWKKQNRHSIDGTATKAFHPSTGLPLLSSPVPQRKSQTGYFNLDTSLIHCRGVPWVANKRVLKRSQDCDESQHQILSASAPPASLSLLGNFEECVLNYRLEPSGTVEGFTAEVGASGTFCPSHMTLPVDVSFYSVSDDNAPSPYMGVINLESLGKRGYRVPPSGTIQVTLFNPNKTVVKMFVVMYDLREMPASHQTFLRQRTFSVPVKREFNGQNNKKPNQGRTLRYLVHLRFQSSKSGKIYLHRDIRLLFSRKSMEVDSGAAYELKSFTESPADPPFSPRC from the exons ATGTCTAAGGGACGAGTTTTAAAGTCTAAACAAAGCTCGGAAGACGGAAGACGGACCGCAGGCATCCTGGAGGGGATCACGGTGTCTGTGACCAACATGAAACCTGAcagag AAGCAGCAGAGGAGTTCTTTGAGTATGATGCTGAGGAGTTCCTGGTGTTCCTGACACTCCTGATCACAGAAGGACGGACTCCGGAATGTTCCGTAAAGGGGCGGACAGAGGGTGTTCACTGCCCACCTGCCCAGTCTGCTATGCCTGTCCTTACCAAACATGAATGCAGCGACAAAATACCACAG TGTCGTCAGGCAAGAAGAACAAGGTCAGAGGTCATGTTACTTTGGCGCAATCACATCCCCATCATGATAGAGGTGATGCTACTTCCTGACTGTTGCTATAGCGATGATGGTCCGACCACAGACTGCACAGACCTAAATGATCCAGCAATAAAGCAAGATGCGCTCTTACTAGAGAGATGGACTTTACAGCCAGTGCCCCGACA GAGTGGAGATCGATTTGTTGAGGAGAAAACCTTGCTTTTGGCTCTGCGTTCATACGTGTTTTTCTCGCAGCTCAGCGCGTGGCTCAGTGCCTCTCACGGACTTGTACCTAGAAACATCCTATACAG AATAAGTGCAGCTGATGAAGAACTGATATGGAATTTTTCACAAACACCTTTTGAACATGCTTTCCCTGTCCCGAACGTGTCCCATAGTGTCGCTCTCAAAGTGCGGGTTCAGTCTTTGCCTCGCCAGCCCAAATACCCCATACTCAAATGTAGCATCCACTCAGGTATAGCTTTTCTGGGCAAGAGAAACTTGGAGCGTGGAGAAGGTAGGAATCAACCTGGAGAGAATCACAGTTCCCTCCGTCTGCCAGGATCTCCACTCTTCTCCAGGCCTCTACGCCCTTCTCCACCTCCTCAAAGCCCTCTTAACACCCGTAAATATCACCCTCGCCCTGAATCCCCTCTCCCACCAGGCAAAGCCATCAAGTGGCTTTACTCTCGGGTGAACGGCGGTGTGGACACCCCCCCTACAGAGGCATATAACTCATGTACTGATGGGGCGGAGAGCCCAAAGACCTCAAGAGTGGAGTCACCAATTCGTGGTTTTAAATCCCTCTCCATTACTGACCCTTTAGTTACCCCCAGCCCAAGTCTCAGCTTCATCTCAGGTGAAACCAACCCCCTCATTGGCTCTCTGCTTCAGGAGAGACAGGAAGTCATTGCTCGCATTGCTCAGCGACTGAATTTATGCGACCCTACAGCTCCCCATCTCCCTGATGCTCTCTTCACTTCTCAAGAACCGCCAGGACACAAAACAACCCGGAACTCATCGCAGGATAAGGAGGGCTTGAAAAAATCCAAAGAGCCCCTCTTTCCAGTCCCCCAGCCTCAAAACCACAATGGAACCAGTCCAGAAATCCCTGAGAGGAGCCGGTCTTCTCTCTTTGACACCCCCTTGAGCCCTAGAAGCAGAACACGGCTGGACAGAGTCGACCGCGAATCAAAAACTTCGACTTGTAGGCGCCTGGTATTCGGTGATCAATCTGCTGAGGGTTCTCTGATTGCAGATGCAGTCCAGGACATCTCGAGGTTGATTCAGGAGCGACTTCAACATTCCTACAGTCTCCTGAATGGCACCTGTAAATTGAAGACCTCTCAAACTAAACAGGTTGAGACAAATCACGGAGCACAGACAAATGGCTTTGTGTCATCAAGCAATGAGAAGTCTTCAAGTGCACCCAATGGTGAGGCAAGCACAGACCCTCGTATTTCTCAAGCAACAAAATGCTGCAGATCTCCTGACTCTCATCCCAGTAAGCGAGACTGTTCCCCTAGACCACAAAATGTGGCTGATTTAAAACTTGAAGACCACAGTGTCACAAAATCACAGCCTTTAATGGCAACTAATAAGCAACAGTATGCCAGTAGAGAGTCCTGGACCTCCTTGAATAGCAACTCTAGCCATGCAAGCTCTCCTCAGGAGAATGGCCTGACCCGAACTGGATACCTCAAGCCCTTCAAGACCCAAGAGGCAAACCGTGAGAAAGGAGCAGAAAAGGATGTCTGGAATGGGTCCACAGGTCCTGGGAAGGATGAGAACCAAGAGCCCTGGGCTTCTTCCTCTAGCACATCAGCCAACTTAACTTGCAACACCTCCAGTCCTGCCCCTGTCCAGAGCAACCACACT AGACCCTCCCCATTGAAGTCATGCAGTAACTGGAAAAAACAGAATCGCCACTCCATAGATGGAACTGCAACAAAAGCCTTCCACCCCTCCACAGGCCTCCCTCTCCTCTCCAGCCCG GTTCCTCAAAGAAAAAGCCAGACGGGATATTTTAATTTAGACACGTCTCTGATTCATTGCAGAGGTGTTCCATGGGTGGCCAATAAGAg ggttTTGAAAAGATCACAAGACTGTGATGAGTCTCAGCATCAGATCCTTAGTGCCAGCGCTCCACCGGCCAGCCTCAGCCTTTTGGGAAACTTTGag GAGTGTGTTCTGAATTATCGTTTGGAGCCATCGGGCACAGTCGAGGGTTTCACAGCAGAGGTTGGCGCCAGCGGAACTTTCTGCCCCAGTCACATGACCTTACCTGTTGATGTGTCATTCTACAGCGTCTCTGATGATAACGCACCTTCTCCCTACATG GGTGTCATAAACTTGGAGTCTCTCGGTAAAAGGGGATATCGAGTACCTCCTTCAGGAACCATTCAAGTG ACCTTATTTAACCCCAATAAGACAGTGGTGAAGATGTTTGTGGTGATGTATGATCTGAGAGAAATGCCCGCCAGCCATCAGACATTCCTGCGGCAGAGAACCTTCTCAGTCCCAGTCAAACGCGAGTTCAAtggacaaaacaacaaaaagccaAATCAAGGACGAACCCTCCGCTACCTCGTCCATCTGAG GTTCCAGAGTTCCAAATCTGGAAAGATCTACCTCCATCGGGACATCCGGCTCCTTTTCTCCCGTAAATCCATGGAAGTGGACAGTGGTGCTGCCTAT